The Candida orthopsilosis Co 90-125, chromosome 3 draft sequence sequence TCAGTCGACTCAACCTCCGAACCAAAACCCACTAAAGCTTTAGTAAATTCGATTCCTATATTTCAATCGATCCAAGATTGGTGGTCTTCTTCACTGGAATTGAAGCGAGAGCATGGCACAGTGAATAAAGAAGATAAAAAGTTTAGGGAAGCTTTACTCAAGAATAGAAAGGTCGAGTACGACTTATTTAGAGCAGTTTTACCAGACGATATATACATTGAGTCACCAGTGGCAGAAGAcacaaatgaaaacaagTCGAGTTGCATGCGAGGCAAACTACTAGATGTTGAACTCAAAGATGAATCGTTCATTCATGAATTTTACTTGGAAAATACTGATCCCGGCCCAGAACGACATATCGTAATCATACACGGATACATGGCAGCATTGGGttactttatcaaaaacattgaGCTGTTGATCAAAACCCCCGGAATACGAATACACTTGATTGATTTACCGGGATTTGGAAACTCTGCTAGACCAAAATTCCCACGACAATTCCTCACTAAACCGACAAAGAAACGACAACAAATCGAACAGATTTTggagattgaaaattggtttattgacaagattgaaaactgGCGATTGATTAGAAACATcgccaatttcaaacttatCGCTCATTCAATGGGAGCTTACTTGTCCTGTTGTTATGTGATGAAGTATAATAATCAGGGCGACACCAAAATTGTTtctgatttgattttggttaGTCCCATGGGAACAGAATCAAATGAACATAGTTTGATTAATGATGAGAGGTACAATATCAATCTTCATTATGCTAGTGACCCCTTACGGGAATTGCAATTTGAGGAAAATGATAAAGAAGTGGTGATCAGCCCCGAATTCACTAAAGCCTGGGAACTTGTAGGTAAACCCAAATTCCCCAAAAGTTCAGTATTGCAGAAATTATGGGAGAATAACAAATCaccatttgatttgttacAAAAAACAGGACCATTTTATTCGAAATTGATATCGTATTGGTCATTTGCTAGGTTCAAGAATTTTAGTGATTCTGAAGATGCAGTTGATTTGATATATAAGCTACACGGTTATTCATTctccattttcaatcaGTATCAAGCCTCGGGTGAATTGGCAATTACAAAACTTATCAATCATGAAATATTGGCAAGATTACCACTTTGTGATCGTGGATTCGTTGATTTCTTGGTGGATAATAACATAAACACTCTATGGTTGTATGGAGACAAAGATTGGATGAATTCTAAAGGTGGCGAGTacatattcaaaaagatttcCGAAAAGAATGACACAATCACAGAATTTAAAGTGGTTGAAAATGCTGGCCATCATATATATTTAGATAATCCACAAGCTTTCAACACGCTTGTCCTAgatttttttaatttatatatttgaataaattaGACGTATCTGCATCACCATGTATCACTTCATTGAccagtttcaacaactttataTCGTCAtcaagttcaatttcatgTTTTAGATCTTCACTTACTTCATATGCATTGGTAATAACTTGTTCAGGAATACCTGCCAATTTTGCCACATTTAACCCATAAGAGTTGTTGACTACTCCTCGACATAAATCGTACAAAAAAATGACTTCGGGGAACTTaccattttctttgttgatttcttcaaatccCATATGATAATTGATTACTTCGCCAGGATATTCATGTTCCAATATATGTATAGATGGATAATGAGTAATGAATAATAGTAACGGCTTCGATTCCGATTCaataaaatatttcaaaatcgCATACGCTAATGCTATTCCATCAGTTGTACCCGTTCCCCTTCCAATCTCATCCAATATGACCAATGATCTAGTAGTTAGCCTCTGAATGATGTTGCTACATTCCAACATCTCCGTCATAAATGTAGAATTACCCTTGAGGATATTATCACTTGCACCCATACGAATAAACACCGAGTCAAATATTCCCATTATTGCTGATTTACAGGGTAAATAACACCCAATTTGAGTCATGATAGTGAATAAAGCAACCATTTTCACATACGATGATTTCCCACCCATATTTGGACCAGTTATAATCAATGCTCGATTGATGTCGTATTGAATATTGATATTATTGGCAACGTACCCATCTCGCAACTGGTCAATTATTGGATGCCTTGCTTGTTCCACTTCAATTGTCAAATCATCAGTTAATGTTGGCCTCACTTGATTGTTGAGTACACTGGCTGCAGTAATGGAGAGTAAACAATCTAGTGTTGCTAAATGcttgacaattttttggaaaaatccATATTGGGAATCCAaactttgcaaaaattcaacaaatgcTTCATCGCATTTCTGCACCAACATTTCTTCATGgtattgtttcaatttgtacAAGTTGGAAATCTCCTTGTTTCTAAATCGACTCACTGTAGCTGTTCCattaattttgatgaagctaGGCGGCAATGAATCAACAGCTTTCCCATTTCTTACTTCAATGAGGTACGGTTCACGATTACTCGTGACGTAGTTGAGCTGAGGTCGTTGTAACAACTGCCTGACCCTAACTAACTCTTCTTCAAGCAATTGTTCCACATTCTTAATTTCAGCAAACTCATGATTAATAACGTCATAGCCATTTTGTAGGTTAAAAAAGCTCGATTTTTGCTCAAATAGATCTTTCAGTTCATTAAACAAGTATGAAGGGTTCATCATATTGATAAAGTTCTCCACAATTCCCGCATCAGCCAGATCTAGTAACCCATTCAACATGTTCACAATCAATGGAGAGGCCAAGTTTAAGCTCGAACTCCGTATTGTCTTGGCGAACAGCTTCaccaattgcaaaagatcattcaaactttgcaacaaaagaaacaccTGCTTTCTATTGattcttgttgattgagttgatgttgaataaTGTATCTTGATAAGTAGTTCCTCCATATCCAAAGTTTTGCCTATTTTCTCCAACTGCTTCATTAATGAATCAACTACGTGATTAAACTCCAGCCCTAATCCTTGCACAGCATCGTACCGCTCctcaattttttccttATCAATTAGTGGTTTAGAAATCCACTTGTGTAACAATCGACTACCAAATCTGGTTCTAGTATGATTCAAGAGCCACTCCAAAGTTCCTCTGGGTGATTTGGGATCGGTCGAATTAGTAAATATCTCCAAAGCAGTTAGCGTATTAGCAGGTAAGATCATGTACTTTCTTGCATCTTTAAAAGTGGTGATATTTTGTGATATTGTGAAAACATtactcaatttgaattctgCCAAATACACAATAAGTTTATAAAAACATTCTTGGATCAGTGAGGGAAAGTTTTGCATATAGTAGTCAACCATATCCAGGATAAGATAATCACTAAAATCTACATGACCAGTTTTCTTgtgttcaattttgagCTCGTGGTTGACGAGCTTTAGACATTTCATGGTAGTTGCATTTATTTCATCgtcattgttgataacAATCACTTCACTGGGTCGAAGATATAGCAAACGAGTTTCCATCTCCTCTCGACTTATATCATCAGTAAAAACATCGTAAATGATCTCACCCGTCAACGGTTGCACAGCAACGACTGCAAATTCACGATCAGTCACTTCATTTATACAGATAATGTAGTTATTATGCTCCTCCTCGACGGAATTAGGTATAAGATTACTGccaacaaattcatcactCATATAAGTCCCCTTTGTGTACACTCCGGTCACCTCACGTTTCATTACATCGCCACTCTTGCCAACTTTGTCAATCTCTTTGACAATTGCTGACTCCACCTGTTTGACTATTCCAACTTTTACTCCGCTATTGAGTATCCGCTGCAAATTAATATGTAGTCTAGTATCAGGGAATGAACAGTATGAAAAGCGAGAATCCGAGCTTGGTATATACATGATGTttaaacattttgaaacgTGTCTTGCATTCTCACCAAAGACCTTATACTTGTAACCAACTTGGATGAGGAGAATCTTGTCAAGATGGAGCTCAGTGAGTTCCAAAATTTGGTTCTCCAATGGAGTTAGCTTTGTAGTGCGGGATTTTTTGGCCTTGCTTTCTTTGGTGATTAGGTTTGGAGCATCACGTTTGGTTCGTGGTGGATTGATTGCGGAGTTCTTGCTATATTGGAAACTCTCTAgtatatttgaatttgaagagcTAACAGGTGTAGCaggtgatggtgatgtgATAGGGGTATCTGATGCAGTAGTGTGAAGAGCCTCCTCACTTTGGGATTGCCACGTTGGGTTCTCAACCGTATGTTGatctttgacaaattgaaacttttctATACCATTAGAAAATCTTTGCTTTGGAGAACTTGGCATTAATAAATCCTCACCGTCCGAACCCTTTGGCTTCTGACTTGAGAAAAACTGACTTATCGAAGGTTGCCTCTTAGGTGTCATTGGATCCCATTGAGTGTGTTGTCATatgaaaatattgacaTTTTTGCAGCGCGTTATTTTTCACGCGAAATTCCTTTTGCAGTACCTCGCCAGAGAAATAACTATGGCACACTAGCTTGCTCATCATGTGCCCGGTTTTTCCTTTACCACGTTTTAGTCGCCATAGGGTCAAACAGATGGTCAAACCCTACTAAATTTCACAAATCCTATTTCCTTAAGAAGCGTATAATTTATGCTGTATATTCTAC is a genomic window containing:
- a CDS encoding Msh3 protein (S. cerevisiae homolog MSH3 has double-strand/single-strand DNA junction binding, DNA insertion or deletion binding, Y-form DNA binding, loop binding and has role in meiotic mismatch repair, removal nonhomologous ends), producing the protein MTPKRQPSISQFFSSQKPKGSDGEDLLMPSSPKQRFSNGIEKFQFVKDQHTVENPTWQSQSEEALHTTASDTPITSPSPATPVSSSNSNILESFQYSKNSAINPPRTKRDAPNLITKESKAKKSRTTKLTPLENQILELTELHLDKILLIQVGYKYKVFGENARHVSKCLNIMYIPSSDSRFSYCSFPDTRLHINLQRILNSGVKVGIVKQVESAIVKEIDKVGKSGDVMKREVTGVYTKGTYMSDEFVGSNLIPNSVEEEHNNYIICINEVTDREFAVVAVQPLTGEIIYDVFTDDISREEMETRLLYLRPSEVIVINNDDEINATTMKCLKLVNHELKIEHKKTGHVDFSDYLISDMVDYYMQNFPSSIQECFYKLIVYLAEFKLSNVFTISQNITTFKDARKYMILPANTLTALEIFTNSTDPKSPRGTLEWLLNHTRTRFGSRLLHKWISKPLIDKEKIEERYDAVQGLGSEFNHVVDSLMKQLEKIGKTLDMEELLIKIHYSTSTQSTRINRKQVFLLLQSLNDLLQLVKSFAKTIRSSSLNLASPLIVNMLNGLLDSADAGIVENFINMMNPSYLFNESKDLFEQKSSFFNLQNGYDVINHEFAEIKNVEQLLEEELVRVRQLLQRPQLNYVTSNREPYLIEVRNGKAVDSLPPSFIKINGTATVSRFRNKEISNLYKLKQYHEEMLVQKCDEAFVEFLQSLDSQYGFFQKIVKHLATLDCLLSITAASVLNNQVRPTLTDDLTIEVEQARHPIIDQLRDGYVANNINIQYDINRALIITGPNMGGKSSYVKMVALFTIMTQIGCYLPCKSAIMGIFDSVFIRMGASDNILKGNSTFMTEMLECSNIIQRLTTRSLVILDEIGRGTGTTDGIALAYAILKYFIESESKPLLLFITHYPSIHILEHEYPGEVINYHMGFEEINKENGKFPEVIFLYDLCRGVVNNSYGLNVAKLAGIPEQVITNAYEVSEDLKHEIELDDDIKLLKSVNEVIHGDADTSNLFKYIN